A single genomic interval of Petroclostridium xylanilyticum harbors:
- the hisH gene encoding imidazole glycerol phosphate synthase subunit HisH: protein MIAIIDYGVGNLRSVEKAFQFLGYEAMTSNDKDFIQKADAVVLPGVGAFADAMSSLKTTGLDELVYQLIDSQKPFLGICLGMQLLFDYSEEGGNPEGLGILRGGIKLIPDRGILKVPHMGWNKLTITKENQLFKDLPVDPYVYFVHSYYLEAADRDNVIGTTTYGIEIDVAVNKGNIYATQFHPEKSGEVGLKILDNFGKIAYKKLI from the coding sequence ATGATTGCAATTATTGATTATGGTGTAGGAAATTTAAGAAGTGTAGAAAAAGCATTCCAATTTTTGGGATATGAAGCAATGACTTCAAACGACAAGGACTTTATTCAAAAGGCAGATGCTGTTGTATTACCAGGAGTTGGTGCCTTCGCTGATGCAATGAGTAGTTTGAAAACTACAGGTCTGGACGAATTAGTATACCAATTAATAGATTCCCAAAAACCATTTTTAGGGATATGTTTGGGGATGCAACTGCTCTTTGATTATAGTGAAGAAGGTGGAAATCCTGAAGGATTAGGAATTCTTCGTGGGGGTATAAAGTTAATACCGGATAGGGGAATTCTAAAAGTTCCTCATATGGGTTGGAATAAGTTAACGATTACAAAAGAAAATCAGCTGTTCAAGGATTTACCTGTTGACCCCTATGTCTATTTTGTACATTCCTATTATCTTGAGGCGGCTGACCGGGATAATGTAATAGGCACCACCACTTATGGGATAGAAATAGATGTGGCAGTCAATAAGGGAAATATATATGCTACACAGTTTCATCCTGAAAAGAGTGGAGAAGTCGGCTTGAAAATATTGGATAATTTTGGAAAAATAGCGTAT
- the hisG gene encoding ATP phosphoribosyltransferase encodes MKYITIALAKGRLAELSIDIFESIGLKCGEMKEKSRKLIFIDEEKKIKFILVKASDVPTYVEYGAADIGIVGKDTLLEEGRNLYEMVNLKFGACRMVVAGPAALKDKLDNLNNKRVATKYPRIARDYFQIKKGQTIEVIKLNGSVELAPLVGLSEVIVDIVESGKTLQENGLVVIEEICDISARLVVNRVSMKMEKERILDIVRRVKEKIEEGRT; translated from the coding sequence ATGAAATATATTACGATTGCCCTGGCAAAAGGGAGACTGGCAGAGCTTTCCATAGATATATTTGAATCAATCGGTTTAAAGTGCGGTGAAATGAAAGAGAAGTCAAGGAAGCTTATTTTTATAGATGAAGAAAAAAAGATTAAATTTATCCTGGTCAAAGCTTCGGATGTACCTACTTACGTAGAATACGGGGCGGCAGATATAGGTATTGTTGGGAAAGATACTTTGTTGGAAGAAGGAAGAAATTTATATGAAATGGTAAATCTCAAATTTGGAGCCTGTAGAATGGTAGTAGCCGGTCCTGCAGCATTAAAAGACAAATTAGATAATCTTAACAATAAAAGAGTTGCTACAAAATATCCCCGCATTGCAAGGGATTACTTTCAAATAAAGAAGGGACAGACAATTGAAGTTATTAAATTAAACGGGTCGGTAGAACTTGCCCCTTTGGTCGGTTTGTCGGAAGTCATTGTAGATATCGTTGAAAGTGGAAAAACTCTCCAGGAAAATGGACTGGTAGTAATTGAAGAAATATGCGACATAAGTGCCCGGCTGGTTGTAAACCGTGTAAGTATGAAAATGGAAAAAGAAAGAATCCTGGATATTGTTAGACGGGTTAAAGAAAAAATTGAGGAGGGCCGTACATGA
- the hisZ gene encoding ATP phosphoribosyltransferase regulatory subunit produces the protein MSKWKLHTPEGVQDILQEECIIKREIEERITSIFQSYGYYEIQPPTFEFYDVFAGESGLIEQETMFKFFDHQGRILALRPDITTPIARIVATKYKDITPPLRLSYVGNAFRYDEPYQGARLREFTQAGIEMIGINTPEADAEIIAITINALLASGLKEFQIEIGQIEFFKGLMDQTGLAEDDIEKMRILIDSKDSLAIEELVKSYEMDSQLKNIILNLPSLFGGIEIIDNLEKETINTRALNALKNLRQVYNILLDYGLEQYISIDLGMVQSINYYTGIIFKGFTHGLGFPVCSGGRYDGLISEFGKSLPAMGVAIGINRLMSALERQKVEFQLWKVDSLINYYGTGRKKAFQIADELRSQGLIVEVYPGEYSPDSVVAYAKCKKIDGIITVYDEENIELHNLQTGEKVNTSVSALLKSGGQEIKEDN, from the coding sequence ATGTCAAAATGGAAACTACATACTCCTGAAGGTGTTCAGGATATTTTACAGGAAGAATGTATTATAAAAAGAGAGATTGAAGAACGGATCACCAGTATTTTTCAAAGTTATGGATATTATGAAATCCAGCCTCCAACTTTTGAATTTTATGATGTTTTTGCCGGAGAATCCGGATTAATAGAACAAGAAACCATGTTTAAGTTTTTCGATCATCAAGGGAGAATTCTTGCATTACGCCCAGACATCACTACACCAATTGCAAGAATTGTTGCTACCAAATATAAAGACATAACACCTCCATTGAGGTTATCTTATGTGGGAAATGCCTTTAGATATGATGAACCTTATCAGGGAGCCAGGCTAAGAGAGTTTACACAGGCAGGAATAGAAATGATAGGTATTAATACTCCCGAGGCGGATGCTGAAATAATTGCAATAACAATCAATGCTCTTCTGGCTTCAGGGCTTAAAGAATTTCAAATAGAGATTGGCCAGATTGAATTTTTTAAAGGGCTAATGGACCAGACAGGACTGGCTGAGGACGATATAGAAAAAATGAGAATATTGATTGATAGTAAAGATTCTTTAGCTATAGAAGAATTGGTCAAATCCTATGAAATGGACAGCCAACTAAAAAATATTATATTAAATCTTCCTTCACTGTTTGGAGGTATTGAAATAATAGATAACCTGGAAAAAGAGACCATAAACACAAGAGCTTTAAATGCATTAAAAAACCTGCGGCAGGTTTACAATATTCTTTTAGACTATGGATTGGAACAATATATATCTATAGATTTAGGAATGGTGCAAAGTATTAATTATTATACAGGAATCATCTTTAAAGGTTTTACCCATGGTTTAGGCTTCCCTGTATGTTCGGGTGGAAGATACGATGGATTAATAAGTGAATTCGGAAAAAGTCTCCCCGCCATGGGTGTTGCTATTGGTATTAACAGGCTTATGTCTGCTTTAGAAAGGCAAAAGGTAGAGTTTCAGCTATGGAAAGTAGATAGTTTGATAAATTATTATGGGACAGGGAGAAAAAAAGCATTTCAAATTGCCGACGAGTTGAGAAGTCAAGGGTTAATTGTAGAAGTATATCCTGGGGAATATTCTCCTGACAGTGTTGTTGCATATGCCAAGTGTAAAAAGATAGATGGCATCATTACAGTATATGATGAGGAAAATATTGAACTTCATAACTTGCAGACAGGTGAAAAAGTAAACACCAGTGTAAGTGCATTACTAAAAAGTGGTGGGCAGGAAATAAAGGAGGACAATTAG
- a CDS encoding bactofilin family protein codes for MFSKKSSSSYSVDTLIGANSFFEGNIKLDGTIRIDGKTRGEVKAEGDVIIGEKATVWGNIYANNVIISGIVEGNITAKGQLRLTTSAKLTGDIKTNSLIADEGAIFHGNCAMMENSTRQEIPTKEKDK; via the coding sequence ATGTTTTCTAAAAAAAGTTCTAGCTCTTATTCAGTAGATACTCTGATAGGAGCAAATTCGTTTTTTGAGGGCAATATTAAATTAGACGGCACTATTAGAATTGATGGAAAAACCAGGGGCGAAGTAAAAGCAGAAGGTGATGTCATCATAGGGGAAAAAGCAACTGTTTGGGGAAATATATATGCCAACAATGTTATTATCTCAGGTATTGTGGAAGGTAACATTACTGCTAAAGGACAACTGCGGCTTACAACTTCTGCCAAACTAACTGGAGATATAAAAACTAATAGCTTGATCGCTGATGAAGGTGCAATATTTCATGGTAATTGTGCAATGATGGAAAACTCTACAAGACAGGAAATACCCACTAAAGAAAAAGATAAATGA
- a CDS encoding PHP domain-containing protein, whose amino-acid sequence MRYIDLHVHTTASDGSMTPSQVVQYAVKKNLAAIAITDHDTIEGVSEGVEQGKKEGIEVVPGIEISVDFGVEMHILGYFIDIDSTILNDTLNKLKYYRDQRNPQIIQKLNELGVEITMDEVESKANGRIVGRPHIAAVMIDKGYVNSTDEAFDRYLSVGRPAYVKKQKLLPEEGIELIKKAGGFAVLAHPIFLKKEDEELEYLLRQLIRYGLDGLEGYYSDYSAEVSNKYLALARKYNLIVTGGSDYHGKSKPHIELGEGYGTLKVPYQLLETMKGRRG is encoded by the coding sequence ATGAGATATATTGACTTACATGTCCACACCACGGCATCCGATGGGTCCATGACGCCATCCCAGGTAGTACAATATGCAGTTAAGAAAAATCTTGCAGCCATCGCAATTACTGACCATGATACAATTGAAGGGGTTTCGGAAGGTGTTGAACAGGGGAAAAAAGAAGGGATAGAGGTAGTTCCGGGAATAGAGATAAGTGTAGATTTTGGAGTAGAGATGCACATACTGGGCTATTTTATTGATATTGATTCCACGATATTGAATGATACATTAAATAAGTTAAAGTATTACCGCGACCAGAGAAATCCTCAAATTATCCAAAAGCTAAATGAACTGGGCGTAGAAATAACAATGGATGAGGTGGAAAGCAAAGCAAACGGAAGAATTGTTGGACGGCCCCATATCGCAGCAGTGATGATAGATAAAGGGTATGTAAATAGTACGGATGAGGCGTTCGATAGGTATTTGAGTGTTGGAAGACCTGCTTATGTAAAAAAACAAAAGCTGCTGCCTGAAGAAGGGATTGAATTGATAAAAAAAGCGGGCGGATTTGCTGTTCTTGCACACCCCATCTTTTTAAAAAAGGAAGACGAGGAGTTGGAGTATTTATTAAGACAACTTATACGATATGGATTAGATGGACTTGAGGGTTACTATTCTGATTACTCTGCAGAGGTAAGTAACAAATATCTGGCTCTAGCCCGAAAATACAATTTGATAGTTACCGGGGGTAGTGATTATCACGGAAAAAGCAAACCGCACATAGAATTGGGTGAGGGGTACGGTACGCTAAAAGTGCCATATCAATTGCTAGAAACTATGAAAGGTAGAAGAGGTTAG
- a CDS encoding anaerobic ribonucleoside triphosphate reductase, which yields MIEKIKKRDGRIVDFNADKITNAIFKAAKVVGGNNYEMAEQLTNRVIEYIENELALEIPEVEQIQDAVEKILIETGHAATAKKYILYRAERNRIREKNTRLMQIYKGITYEESKDNDTKRENANIDGDTAMGTMLKYGSEGAKMFNEMFIIKPEHVRAHKEGDIHIHDMDFLTLTMTCCQIDIRKLFEGGFSTGHGHLREPNDVASYAALAAIAIQSNQNDQHGGQSIPLFDFGIAPGVAKTYVRLYKANLAKYFYANYEDDNRDFAKIVEEAVNKTISQTGYKPSIKTEERYYQQELQNLLEYIDDDSLIRSAQKFAEKFALAETDRATFQAMEAFVHNLNSMHSRAGSQTPFSSINFGTDTSPEGRLVSKNLLLATERGLGNGETPIFPILIFKVKAGISYNEGDPNYDLFKLACRVSAKRLFPNFSFLDAPFNKPYSDRGPDSEVAYMGCRTRVIANTYDPSKEVTNGRGNLSFTSINLPRIAIMSEQNIENFFIELDKKIDIVIDQLLERMEIQSRKKVKNFPFLMGQGIWIDSEKLGWEDEIREVIKHGTLTLGFIGLAETLTALIGKHHGESDTAQALGLKIIGHMRKRMDDASNRYKLNFSLIATPAEGLSGRFVKMDRERFGVIPGVTDKEYYTNSFHIPVYFPISVFDKIQKEAPYHQLTNGGHITYVELDGDPSNNLDAFETVVRAMYDAGIGYGSINHPVDRDPICGYTGVIGNQCPKCGRTDGDEGIKFERIRRITGYLVGDLSRWNDAKKAEERDRVKHGLCR from the coding sequence GTGATAGAAAAAATTAAAAAACGCGATGGAAGAATAGTAGATTTCAATGCCGACAAAATTACGAATGCAATTTTCAAAGCTGCCAAGGTTGTGGGTGGAAATAACTATGAGATGGCAGAACAGCTAACCAATAGAGTTATTGAGTATATAGAAAATGAGCTGGCGCTTGAAATCCCTGAAGTAGAGCAAATTCAAGATGCTGTAGAAAAAATTTTAATTGAGACAGGACACGCAGCAACAGCTAAAAAATACATATTATACCGTGCTGAAAGAAACCGTATAAGGGAAAAGAATACCCGGTTAATGCAAATATATAAAGGTATTACCTATGAAGAGTCCAAGGATAATGACACTAAAAGAGAAAATGCGAATATAGACGGTGACACAGCCATGGGGACCATGCTAAAATATGGCTCTGAAGGTGCGAAAATGTTTAATGAGATGTTTATAATTAAGCCGGAGCATGTTCGGGCTCATAAAGAGGGCGATATCCATATACATGATATGGATTTCTTAACATTAACTATGACATGCTGCCAGATCGATATTCGCAAACTTTTTGAAGGTGGTTTTAGCACCGGACATGGACACTTAAGGGAGCCTAATGATGTAGCCAGTTATGCTGCCTTAGCTGCCATAGCTATTCAGTCTAACCAAAATGACCAGCATGGTGGTCAAAGTATACCGCTTTTTGATTTTGGCATTGCACCCGGAGTAGCCAAGACCTATGTAAGGTTATATAAAGCTAATCTTGCTAAATATTTCTATGCAAACTATGAAGATGATAATAGGGATTTTGCAAAAATTGTGGAAGAAGCGGTAAATAAAACGATAAGCCAAACAGGATATAAACCTTCAATCAAAACTGAAGAAAGGTATTACCAGCAAGAGTTGCAAAACCTGTTAGAATATATTGATGATGATAGCTTAATAAGATCGGCACAAAAATTTGCAGAGAAGTTTGCATTAGCAGAGACTGATAGGGCTACTTTTCAGGCAATGGAAGCTTTTGTACATAATTTAAATAGTATGCATTCGCGGGCAGGATCACAAACACCTTTTTCTTCCATAAACTTTGGTACTGATACTTCGCCGGAGGGAAGGCTGGTGAGCAAAAATTTGCTGCTGGCTACTGAAAGAGGGTTGGGAAATGGTGAAACGCCAATTTTTCCAATACTAATTTTTAAGGTTAAAGCCGGTATCTCCTATAATGAAGGTGATCCTAACTATGATTTGTTTAAACTGGCATGCAGGGTTAGTGCAAAACGATTATTCCCTAATTTTAGTTTTTTAGATGCTCCTTTTAATAAGCCTTATAGTGATCGTGGACCCGATTCAGAGGTTGCATATATGGGCTGTAGGACAAGAGTTATTGCCAATACATATGATCCTAGCAAGGAAGTAACAAATGGAAGGGGTAATCTGAGCTTCACATCAATCAACCTTCCCAGGATAGCGATTATGAGTGAACAAAATATTGAAAATTTCTTTATTGAACTGGATAAAAAAATTGATATCGTTATTGACCAATTGCTGGAACGTATGGAGATCCAGTCCAGGAAAAAGGTTAAAAATTTTCCATTCTTAATGGGGCAGGGAATTTGGATAGACTCTGAAAAATTAGGCTGGGAAGACGAGATAAGAGAAGTTATAAAACATGGAACTTTGACACTTGGATTTATAGGGTTGGCGGAAACTCTTACAGCTTTAATAGGTAAACATCATGGTGAATCGGATACGGCACAGGCCCTTGGGCTTAAGATTATAGGACATATGCGAAAAAGAATGGATGATGCAAGCAATAGATATAAGCTTAATTTTTCATTAATTGCAACACCGGCTGAGGGGTTGTCCGGGAGGTTTGTAAAGATGGACAGGGAGAGGTTTGGAGTTATCCCAGGGGTAACGGATAAGGAATATTATACAAATTCCTTTCATATCCCCGTATATTTCCCAATATCAGTTTTTGATAAGATACAGAAAGAAGCGCCGTATCACCAATTAACCAATGGAGGGCATATTACTTATGTTGAGTTAGATGGTGATCCTTCCAATAATCTTGATGCTTTTGAAACAGTAGTTAGAGCCATGTACGATGCCGGAATAGGTTACGGTTCCATCAACCACCCGGTAGATAGAGACCCTATTTGCGGATATACGGGTGTTATCGGAAACCAATGCCCAAAATGCGGAAGAACAGATGGTGATGAAGGTATAAAGTTTGAAAGGATAAGAAGAATTACCGGTTATCTGGTTGGAGACCTTTCGAGATGGAACGACGCTAAAAAGGCTGAGGAGAGGGATAGAGTAAAGCATGGATTATGCCGGTAG
- the nrdR gene encoding transcriptional regulator NrdR: protein MRCPFCDYEESKVIDSRPTDEGLAIRRRRECLKCSKRFTTYEKVENIPLMVIKKDKSREPFNADKLMNGLLRACEKRPVSLHDLEKIVSEIEGAIYNSLEREVTSHQIGEMVMERLKKLDEVAYVRFASVYRQFKDINTFLEELNKLLKDT, encoded by the coding sequence ATGAGGTGTCCTTTTTGTGACTATGAAGAAAGTAAAGTTATAGATTCCAGGCCTACTGATGAAGGTCTTGCTATTAGAAGGAGAAGAGAGTGTTTAAAATGTAGTAAGCGCTTTACGACGTATGAAAAAGTTGAAAATATTCCTCTGATGGTAATAAAGAAAGACAAAAGCCGGGAGCCTTTTAATGCAGATAAATTGATGAACGGTTTACTCAGGGCCTGTGAGAAAAGACCGGTATCACTGCATGATCTGGAAAAAATCGTAAGCGAAATAGAAGGAGCTATTTATAATTCATTGGAGAGAGAGGTCACATCTCATCAAATTGGCGAGATGGTTATGGAGCGGCTGAAGAAATTGGATGAAGTTGCCTATGTCAGATTTGCTTCAGTATATAGACAGTTTAAGGATATTAATACGTTCTTAGAAGAACTTAATAAACTATTAAAAGATACATAA
- a CDS encoding YlmC/YmxH family sporulation protein codes for MVRASDFRQKEVINIADGKRLGFVYDVEIDMNKGVIESIIVPGPGKFLGLFGRDTDYVIPWNSIKKVGDDIILVDMNEGVMKRYIE; via the coding sequence TTGGTGAGGGCGTCAGATTTCAGACAAAAAGAAGTGATCAATATTGCAGACGGAAAACGATTGGGGTTTGTTTATGATGTTGAAATAGATATGAATAAAGGAGTGATTGAATCCATTATTGTACCGGGTCCTGGTAAATTTCTCGGGCTGTTTGGCCGGGATACTGACTATGTTATCCCATGGAACAGCATAAAAAAAGTCGGCGATGATATTATATTAGTAGATATGAATGAGGGTGTAATGAAGAGGTATATAGAATAG
- the sigG gene encoding RNA polymerase sporulation sigma factor SigG — protein MLINKVEICGVNTSKLPVLSNEQKKALFERMHKGDIAAREEFIKGNLRLVLSVIQRFNNRGEYVDDLFQVGCIGLIKAIDNFDVSQNVKFSTYAVPMIIGEIRRYLRDNNSIRVSRSLRDIAYKALQVKEKLTNKNSKEPTITEIAKELNIPKEDVVFALDAIQDPISLFEPVYHDGGDAIYVMDQVRDEKNHDEGWVEEIALREAMRKLNDREKHILNLRFYEGRTQMEVAEEIGISQAQVSRLEKSALMHMKKYI, from the coding sequence ATGTTAATAAACAAAGTAGAAATATGCGGAGTAAATACATCCAAGCTGCCAGTTTTATCAAACGAACAAAAAAAAGCACTATTTGAAAGAATGCATAAAGGAGATATAGCCGCCAGGGAAGAGTTTATTAAAGGAAACCTTAGACTGGTATTGAGTGTTATTCAGAGATTTAATAATAGAGGGGAATATGTAGATGATTTATTTCAAGTGGGGTGCATCGGACTTATTAAAGCAATAGATAATTTTGATGTTTCACAAAATGTAAAATTTTCTACTTATGCAGTTCCTATGATTATTGGTGAAATAAGGAGGTACTTAAGGGATAATAATTCTATAAGGGTCAGCCGTTCACTAAGAGATATAGCCTATAAAGCGCTTCAAGTAAAAGAAAAACTTACTAATAAGAACTCAAAAGAGCCAACTATTACTGAAATTGCAAAGGAATTAAATATTCCTAAAGAAGATGTGGTTTTTGCTCTGGATGCGATCCAAGACCCAATATCCCTATTTGAACCGGTATATCATGATGGTGGAGATGCTATCTATGTCATGGACCAGGTAAGGGATGAAAAGAATCACGATGAAGGTTGGGTAGAAGAAATTGCTTTACGGGAAGCAATGCGGAAATTAAATGATAGGGAGAAACATATTTTAAACTTAAGGTTTTATGAGGGCAGAACTCAAATGGAAGTAGCTGAGGAGATAGGAATTTCTCAAGCACAAGTTTCCAGACTTGAAAAGAGTGCGCTGATGCATATGAAAAAATACATCTAA
- the sigE gene encoding RNA polymerase sporulation sigma factor SigE, with product MKLLLSIRLYLKIKYIWILQKLKLYTPPEIHYIGGSEALPPPLTAEEENYLISKLEQRDFAVKTILIERNLRLVVYIARKFENTGVGVEDLISIGTIGLIKAINTFNPDKNIKLATYASRCIENEILMFLRKNNTVKTEISIDEPLNIDWDGNELLLSDILGTDNDLIYRSIEDEVDKELLDIAMKKLSSREKKIMELRFGLQSGVEKTQKEVADMLGISQSYISRLEKRIISRLKKEISRMI from the coding sequence TTGAAATTATTATTAAGCATAAGGTTATATCTGAAGATAAAGTATATATGGATATTACAGAAATTAAAGCTGTACACGCCGCCGGAAATACACTATATTGGAGGCAGTGAAGCTTTACCGCCGCCATTAACTGCCGAAGAAGAAAACTATCTTATCTCAAAACTGGAACAAAGGGATTTTGCTGTTAAAACCATTTTGATAGAAAGAAACTTGCGTCTGGTTGTATATATAGCCAGAAAATTCGAAAATACCGGTGTAGGAGTTGAAGACCTTATATCTATAGGTACTATAGGTTTGATTAAAGCAATTAATACGTTCAATCCAGATAAAAACATAAAACTGGCTACGTATGCTTCGAGATGCATAGAAAATGAAATACTAATGTTTTTAAGAAAGAATAATACAGTGAAAACTGAAATTTCAATTGATGAGCCATTAAATATCGATTGGGATGGAAATGAACTCTTGTTATCAGATATATTGGGAACAGATAATGACTTAATCTACAGGAGTATTGAAGATGAAGTAGACAAAGAGCTATTGGATATTGCAATGAAAAAGCTTTCATCAAGGGAAAAAAAGATTATGGAACTGAGATTTGGCTTGCAAAGCGGGGTAGAAAAAACTCAAAAAGAAGTAGCCGATATGTTAGGAATATCCCAGTCTTATATATCCAGACTGGAAAAAAGAATTATTAGCAGGTTAAAAAAAGAAATTAGCAGAATGATATAG
- the spoIIGA gene encoding sigma-E processing peptidase SpoIIGA, with translation MKPVVYVDILFIVNLLINYMLLWTTGKISKKQMSVIRLLIGSLIGAIYAVIMFFPAFKIYYTVIAKIIFSMALIAITFNIEKVKDFFRVLAIFYVVSFTFGGTALGLFYFTNVGAFIGAILSNGVIYFTLPWKVLVISSFIAYIIIRITWQVFYKKISKENMFIPLLIMFDNKSICVNALIDTGNSLYDPISNFPVVVVEFQAIKDLLPEDIQKIFNECSENDLSLISKIMSNSVWISRFRLIPFSSLGKENGMLIGFKPDEIEIIEGEHKKDIKDIIVGIYNKRLSKDETYKALLNPEIIG, from the coding sequence GTGAAGCCGGTTGTATATGTAGATATTTTATTTATAGTAAATTTATTAATAAATTACATGTTGCTGTGGACTACAGGGAAAATTTCCAAGAAACAAATGTCCGTTATAAGGCTTCTCATAGGTTCCTTAATAGGTGCAATTTATGCTGTTATCATGTTTTTTCCAGCTTTCAAGATTTACTACACTGTTATCGCAAAAATTATCTTCTCGATGGCTTTAATAGCTATTACCTTTAATATCGAAAAGGTAAAAGACTTTTTCAGAGTTTTAGCAATATTTTATGTAGTATCCTTTACTTTTGGTGGCACTGCACTGGGATTGTTTTATTTTACCAATGTAGGTGCCTTTATAGGAGCTATTTTAAGTAACGGTGTAATTTATTTTACATTGCCATGGAAGGTTCTGGTTATTTCCAGTTTTATTGCATATATCATTATCAGAATAACCTGGCAAGTCTTTTATAAAAAGATTAGTAAAGAAAATATGTTTATACCGCTTTTAATAATGTTTGATAATAAGAGTATATGCGTCAATGCATTAATAGATACGGGCAACTCATTGTACGACCCTATATCTAATTTCCCGGTAGTAGTTGTAGAATTTCAGGCAATAAAAGATTTATTACCTGAAGATATTCAAAAAATATTTAATGAATGCAGTGAAAATGATTTGAGTCTCATATCCAAAATAATGTCTAATTCAGTTTGGATTTCAAGATTCAGGCTTATACCGTTTTCTTCGCTGGGGAAGGAGAATGGTATGTTAATTGGATTTAAACCGGATGAAATTGAAATCATCGAGGGTGAGCATAAAAAGGACATAAAAGATATCATTGTTGGTATTTACAATAAGAGACTTTCAAAAGATGAAACATACAAAGCCTTATTAAATCCAGAAATAATTGGGTAG
- the ftsZ gene encoding cell division protein FtsZ, which produces MLEFDTEMDNFAQIKVIGVGGGGNNAVNRMIVAGLKGIEFISVNTDKQALLLSKASQKIQIGDKLTRGLGAGANPEVGHKAAEESKEEIAQALKGADMVFVTAGMGGGTGTGAAPIVASIAKEMGILTVGVVTKPFTFEGRQRMVNAEKGIAELKECVDTLVTIPNDRLLQISEKKISFMEAFRMADDILRQGVQGISDLIAVPGLVNLDFADVKTIMKDTGFAHMGIGRAAGDNKAEEAARQAIHSPLLETSIEGARRVLLNITGGSDLGLFEVNAAAELVQKSADPDANIIFGAVIDENLKDEIVITVIATGFDKGPHSKKVNPVLEKVNEKSIPKQQQVDDDLDIPTFLRRNRIK; this is translated from the coding sequence GTGTTAGAGTTTGATACAGAGATGGATAATTTTGCGCAGATAAAAGTTATAGGTGTTGGCGGAGGAGGAAATAATGCTGTAAATAGAATGATTGTAGCTGGATTAAAAGGCATCGAATTTATTTCGGTAAATACCGACAAACAAGCACTTCTTTTATCAAAAGCCTCCCAGAAAATACAAATAGGGGACAAGCTTACCAGGGGATTAGGTGCCGGTGCAAATCCTGAAGTAGGACACAAGGCTGCAGAGGAAAGCAAAGAAGAAATTGCTCAAGCATTAAAAGGAGCTGATATGGTTTTTGTTACTGCAGGTATGGGAGGAGGGACCGGTACAGGGGCTGCTCCTATTGTTGCTTCTATCGCGAAAGAAATGGGAATCCTTACTGTTGGTGTTGTAACTAAGCCTTTCACCTTTGAGGGAAGACAAAGAATGGTAAATGCAGAAAAGGGGATTGCAGAGCTAAAAGAATGCGTTGACACGTTGGTAACTATTCCGAATGATAGATTGCTTCAAATCTCAGAAAAGAAGATTTCTTTTATGGAAGCCTTTAGAATGGCAGATGACATTTTGAGACAGGGTGTACAAGGTATTTCTGACCTTATTGCTGTACCTGGATTGGTAAACCTGGATTTTGCTGATGTTAAAACGATTATGAAGGATACGGGTTTTGCACATATGGGAATAGGAAGAGCAGCCGGGGACAATAAGGCCGAAGAAGCTGCGAGACAGGCAATTCACAGCCCATTGCTGGAAACCTCTATTGAAGGCGCAAGAAGGGTACTTCTTAATATTACCGGCGGAAGTGACCTTGGGTTATTTGAAGTTAACGCTGCTGCAGAATTGGTTCAAAAATCTGCAGACCCTGATGCAAATATCATTTTTGGTGCAGTGATTGATGAGAATCTTAAAGATGAGATAGTTATTACGGTGATTGCAACCGGGTTTGATAAAGGACCTCATAGCAAGAAAGTAAATCCGGTGCTGGAAAAGGTTAATGAAAAGAGTATTCCCAAACAGCAACAGGTAGATGATGATTTAGATATTCCTACTTTTTTACGTAGAAATAGAATAAAATAA